The Triticum aestivum cultivar Chinese Spring chromosome 5A, IWGSC CS RefSeq v2.1, whole genome shotgun sequence genomic sequence tggtatgaatattcagattagaaagattcaagaaaaagtttatattgacataaaaaataataatacttcaagcatactaataaagcaattatatcttctctcaaaataacatgtccaaagaaagttatccctacaaaatcatatagtctggctatgctccatcttcaccacacaaagtatttaaatcatgcacaaccccgatgacaagccaagcaattgtttcatactctaactttttcgaaactttttcaatcttcaagcaatacatgagcgtgagccatggatataacactataagtggaatagaatggtggttgtggagaagacaaaaaggagaagatggtctcacatcaactagacgtatcaacgggctatggagatgcccatcaatagatatcaatgtgagtgagtagggattgccatgcaacggatgcactagagctataagtatatgaaagctcaaaaagaaactaagtgggtgtgcatccaacttgcttgctcattaagacctagggcaatttttgaggaagtccatcattggaatatacaagccaagttctataatgaaaaattcacactagtatatgaaagtgataacatgagagactctctactatgaagatcatggtgctactttgaagcacaagtgtggtaaaaggatagtaacattgtcccttctctctttttctctcattttttatttttatttgggccttttctcttttttatggcctctttttttatatatatttgggcttctttggcctcttttttttcatccgaagtctcatcccgacttatgggggaatcatagttttcatcattctttcctcactgggacaatgctctaataatgataatcatcacacttttatttttcttataactcaacaattacaactcgatacttagaacaaaatatgactctatgtgaccGCAGACCTCCACGCGTCCTCGCCTGGCCGCCACCGCGACAGGTCGCACCCACCCCGGGCCGCGTCCACGCGCGCCCTCGCCTGGCCGCCACCGGGCCAGGCCGCGCAGCACGCCCGCTCGCCCCTGGACGCGCGCTCTCGTCAGCGACAAATCCGCTCGCTTAGCCGCCTCCGCGGTAGGCCGCGCCATGCCCTCGCCGGCGCCAGATCCGCCCTCTCCTGGCCGCCCCCACACCAGATTCACTCGACTGCACGCCGTTCTTGGCCACACGCGCCACCACGGAAGCCAGACgtcccgcgccgcccgcgcctcgtGGGGAGGGAAGGACCCTGCCGCCGCCGACGCACGTACAGGCTTTGCCCGGCGCCgtcccctggcggcggcgagggaggggaagGCGAAGGTGTGGGAGGCGACGGCGATGGACTAGGGTTTTGCCCGGCcgctcgccggagcggcgcaagcgAGCGAGTGATCGTGATCGAGAACTTTGATTAAGCAACACCCCCTCCCCCCTACTCCCACGTGTCGCCCCGCGCAGGCGACTCGAGCAGCAAAATGCCAGCACCAACGCCTCCCTTCTGATGAATGATATTTTTTGCGCTGATCACCCCATTGTTTAAAATGGATAATCTTGGGATTTTTGAGAAAATCACTCTGATATTACCACTAATGAGTAATGAATGTGAGAGATCGTGAAATTCTTTGTTTAATTTGTTTCCATGGGGAAATAgcttaaacatggatgaaaatcaTCACCTAGAAGGAAACAAGGCTTAAGAAAGAAGGAACAAAAGAAAGAATTGGAGGCGCAAGAAAGCAACCAGAGTGCAAGACAACATCTAGTACGTGCCAGCGGCTCCGTAAGGCCCAACCAAGCAACAAATATAAAGGAACGCTGACCAACTGTGAGAAAGAAAATAAGGTGGCAACATcatcaatgggagaggtgctttgtaatgtgtTCAATCCTgtggtgctctatatcccagtgacaaagTCTTATTGTTGCCATTAAGAGAAAAAcaacggggtttattcatattggttatatttactttgtctacatcatgtcatcttgcttaagacgttactctgtttttattaacttaatactttagatgcatgctggataacagtcGATGGATGGAGTAACATTAGTAGATGCAGatagaagtcggtctacttgtgtcggacatgatttctatatatataatcattgccttgaatatcgtcataactatacgcttttctatcaattgcccatcaGTAATTTATTTACAAACCATATGATTGTTGTCGAGAGAAGCCTATActgaaaactatgccccccgggtctacttttatcatatataaaattcAAAAATCCCTTACTGCATTTTATTTATcgttgttttattttgtattttattttatctatctatcactatgagtTTTGATCCTTACAAGTAACtgccgaggggattgacaaccccctttatcgcgttgggtgcaagtatttgctttgtgtgtaggtgctgctaacgaggtttCATCGTGGTTCTCCTATtatattgataaccttggttcttaactgtgGGCAATACTTATCTCTAGTGTATTGCATCATCCTCTCTTCTTCGAGAAAATCCCAATGCAGCACTCATGCACCACGTCCCTCTTTCATCCTCACTCTCCTCTACTGCTGGGATTCGGTGACCCGTGCTATCTCCTTCCTCGTGCAGGCCTTCGTGTATACCGACCTCCCTTCCTCACACAACAttcacccctctccctccctctgcaACGAACCGTTTCTAGAGAAACGTAGAAAATAATCACGGGGAGCTAGCACCGAGGTGAGCGTCGATTGAGGACAAATTTTGGCCTTCCCTAACCGTCGGTAGCCTCCCACACATCCCTCCCGTACACTGGAAGCCTCCCGCCTCTCCATCCCTTCCTTCCCGCCAATAGCCTCCCCGTCCCCTCATGCAAGTGCGTGCAAGCCTGCCCTCCTTACTTTTCCTCCTCCATGCTCGTGCCTTCCCGCTGGATGTCGCTCCCCTGCATGGTGTCGCACCGATGTTGTTACTCTCCCACACGGTTGCCGGCGAGCCACCCAATTCTAATGGAGGCGGCGGTGGATCGCACGTTGTGAGGAAGCAGACAAGCTGGAGAAATGTGATACAAACAGAAGGGGACAAAAACCACCGTCTCACCCCTATCCTCACCTGTTGGCGCTTCCCTCCATTTGACACAATTTCACAGTCTGATCGACAGCTGGAGCGCTAGCATTTGGGATATGTTTTTCATGGATGATGATGTTTCTCTTTCTACCAATACGAAGTTGCAGTGCCCCTTTTTTTCCTCGCAAAAATTTGCACCATATCAGCGTCTAGAACCCCCAAAAAAAGTAGCTCGAGTAATTGAAATTTGACCGCATTTGAAACAATTTAACCATATGAGATTGTCTTCAGTTAGCTGTGATGTAGGAAAtctagaaacaaaaataaaattaggttatGCATTCGAAATTTGTGCACATTTCAAACTATTTGACCATATCTCtaagataagaagaagaaaaaaaaggaaatggAATTCAGTTGGAGCATATGTTCCACTTGACGTTGGGTCCACAAGTCCAGTGGCCGACCGAACACATATCTCCACGTCTGGTAGCTCGCCTCGCCTCACCGCGCAccctccgccgccatggccgccgccgccgccgccgctcgatgCCTCATGCTCCGGCCATCGCCCCGGACTGAGGCCACGAAGACCCCTTCCTCCGTCCACGCCTCCTCCAGCGCcaccccgctccctctccgcgcGGCCGCCTCCCCGAGTTCAGCCCGCCGTCTCCGGCCGATGCCGCTCCGGTGCTCCTCCCCGCCATCAGGAGGCTCCGCCGAGCCGGGGCTCGCCGTGCTCCTCGAAGTGGAAGGGTCAGGACCCCCAAAAATCCTGTATTTTTGCTGATTGGCTGTTGGATTCTAACACTACTTGGATCCCCCAAAAGTGTGACCTGCTCTGTTTCTGTATCACAGATCAGTAGTAGTTTGCTACATATTGATTCAGTTGCTGTAGCTGCAGATATTGCTGTTGCTCATCTAGTCATCTGGCTACAGGGATAGAGCAGGAGTTATGGGATAGAACTGCTCTGTAAATGCAGGAATTATCCCGAGTCAAGACTAGTTTCTGGACACATGACTAGTTTCTGGTATTGCTGTAGCTGTAGAGATTGCTGTTACCCATCTAGTCAGCTGGCTGCAAGGATAGAGTAGGAATCACCGTATAGAGCTGCTCTGTAAGTGTTGAGAAATGCAGGAGTTACCAGTTCTCCTGAGGCTAGAAGTCGATGACATATCTTGTACCGTGATTGCGCTATCACATCGATTTAATATGCACCATGTTTCATTCTTTGTGCAAATACTACTAGCAATTTCTCATTAGCTTTATTCTGCTGAGGAAATGTGTTGCCTGTAGGGTTCACCTATTCAAGGCAGCTAAACAGTTTGTGGTATTCCGGTACTAACTTTGGCTGTATTCCAGTACTGACTTTGGCTATTATCGTGCCATGTAGTAGTAACTTGTTTGTTGTTAAGTGACGTGTACCGATAACTCTGTATGTCCCTTTTGTGCTTTTTGATTGAATATTGTGTTTCTATCTTCTTCCAGAGTTCTTGCAGATGTCTACCGCTTCGGCTACCGCCAAGCTTTCAATGTAGGTGCGGACAATGTAAATATACATCTTTGCTTAACGCCCTTACCAAGTACTATTCAATTTGTTTGATACTTCATTTTCTTAGTCTATGACATGCCAACATTTAAGTGGAAAACATGAAATGAGTAGACAATGTGGCAGCACTAGTGTGCAGTATTTGCCTACTCAATAACTGTTCTCTGTAGAATCAAACCTGTATGACTAGGAGTTTAACACAATAGAGATCTTGCAAGTGTAAGTTTGTGTCGTTCTTACTCGTCATCTTGTTTTAACGCTATCCAACATTTTCTTCCATCAGCATTTCAAAATCTTGGCTTGGATTGTGCGAATTGGACAGAGCCAATATATGCTGATTTAGTGAGGTGCGTATTGAATTCTTCAGCCACATAGACCTGAGTATCACAGGTTGACCATTGACATCACTAATTTTAATATTTCCCTCTTCTATTTCTTCCATCCTGTGGCTTCGAGTGATTATTATCTGCTCCTAGCTCCTTTATAAACATGTTTGGACTAGGCTGCATGTGAATTTGTTCCCATTCCCATTTTAtccatatttttatttattttcctaaaCCATCATAGTTTTCTAGGAAATCTAGTGGCGACGAGGAAAGGATGCTGGTGCTGTTCTTTGATAGGGTACCCTCTGTTTCTTCTCCCAACTTTCCTACTTGGTTAAATAGGACTACTTATTTATTTCTCCTGTACAACATAACTGCTCATATTTTAACATAGTGTTGTGGACCTGACTAATTACATTTTCTGATGGATGGAAACATTGGAAATAAATGCATACTCATCTCCACCCTTTCACCCAATTTGATGCAGATTGGCTGGCCTACATCTCTGCCAACTAGTGAGAAAGGGTCATTTACAAAACGTGTTCTTAGTGAGAAGGTAGATATATATTTTACCAACCATTCTTTAGCAGCTTTACTCTAATGCATGTACCTAAAATATTATCTAGAAATATCACCAGCCTGCTATTAAAATTTTGATCATAGGCACCTATCTTGATTCCAACTAAAATTTGCAATGTGATTCACCTCATTTCACGTTTAGAACTAACTGTATTCAATCAATATCCTCATTCTCATGGGTATATCATCCTTTGTTCTGCTAAGGAAGGTGGGTAGCAAACTGATATTTACAAGTTACAACTGGGACTCCGGAAGGCACCGGATTTGAATAATAACCTTGAAACAGGGTTAAATTGCTTATTTCCTGTTCAATGCACTCAGTTTTATGTTTGCTTTGTAATTTACGGTTGATCTTGAATATATATGAGTTTAATTTTACACCCGAATCCAAAATGACTAAGGGTTTCTGTCCTTACGTGATCTAATTTACAGTTTGATTTTGAACCAATTGACGAGTTTATTCTTCTCATAGACTAAAAGGCTAATAGGTTTATTCTTCTCATAGTTGAAAGCTTTGGAAAAGCTCTCTGCTTCTGATGACTTACCACTGCGTCCTGGAGTTGAGAAGTATGTTTACTGTTTCCTGCGTATCTATATTTGTTGCaaacctttctagagaaagagttccAAGAGAGTTTGAGTTATGATTGATGAGCACTTTCAGGATATCACGAATTAACTGTAAGAAGCCATGAGCTATTCTTCCGCCCTGCGAAATTTCAACGAATTATAGGTCTTTGGATAAATAGATTGCCTCGTATGTGAGGAGTTTGCTGTTATATGCAATAAGGGATTGTAGTCATAACACATACTCAAAAATTTCTTCATGTTCTTACCCATTCAGCATGCTTTAGTGTCAATAAATAATCATTTTTTAGTTATTGTCTCTTTTATGTGCCCTGTGTTTGCTCTATGAACGACTCTTTCCTTGACATTATGTTACCTCATGTCTGATATTGTGTATGAAAATAATTTGAAGGTTCATCGATGATGCACTTAGTGAGGGTGTGCCTGTAGCCATATTGGCAACATATGGCAGAAATGGAGAGAAGATTTCAAGGTTTGGTTTAATGTTTAGTTGCTCCTATTTGTTATCTCCCTTTCTGGGGAGAATTTTTTTCCATGTCAACACTTGCATTTGTTTCAAAGTTTCAAAATAAGCCTGGCACCTGTGTTCATGGTAATGACATCCAGTAAACACTGTAATGTACATTTTTTTCCCCACTGCAGATCAATAGTTGAGAAGTTAGGCCCTGAGAGAACGTCGAAAATAAACATTGTTGGAAAAGACGAGGTTGAAAGAAGTCTTTATGGGCAGCTTGTTCTTGGTGAAGGAGTTGCCTCCAGTTTGGATGAACAACTTACCAAGGAAGTACAAAAGGCCGGTGAGCATTACTGATTAGAGCAATTGCATTCTTGCTAATATTTAATATTCCTAGTGCCGTCTGAGCTTATTTCCATATGCTTGGTTGTGACAGCTTCTGCAGAGAAACAGAGGATAGCAGAAGAGGTTGCATCACTTCTAAAACTCAGCGTTGACATTAACACAGCATCTAAAAGGTTATTACTATCTGCGGATTAAGCATTATTTTCTTGCATTGGAGTAATATATCTGGAATTCACTGTTCAATCACGACTCAGTTCCGAGAAGATAATAGCCACGCTGCGAGCTGGGGCCGAATATGTGGGATGCAATGTGCAAAACTGCATCCTTGTAGCGGGTAGCCAACCCAGCGTCATCGCAGCTGAGCGCATTGGCATGCCGTGCATAGTTGTCCGAAGCAGGTGACTGATTTCATCTTCAGTAGTCAGTACTGAATTATGTTGCTTGTTATCTTACTTCTGTCTGCCCTTCCCAGCCTAACTGCTAGAGCAGAATTTCACTCCGCAAAGGCCGTCATGGATGGATTCGGTGATACGGACCTAACAGTATCAAAACTACTTAGCAAGAGGTGGTCCTAATACCTTTGTAAACTAGGCATTGGATGTGAGTTCCCTGCCGTCAGTTTGTAACCGACCGACTTGGTGATGATCGAAACGCGGCTTGATTTAAACCCGAGCTAGCAAAACGAGGCTTTATATAATGCCGAGCTTGCGGCAGAAAGTTACAATAAGCACCAGCTGCTTTGTTGTTTTTATGTTGTTATTGTACCCGTGAAGTATTGAACATTTGTACTGTTACTCGACCGAGTTTGTTCTGTGCCTTCATATATACTCCTACATCTGATTGAGTCCTTGCCATCTACCTTACTTATTGCATCACGATGGCTGAGGATCTGGATCTTCCCTGTATATTTATACGGAGTTCCTCCTCTGGCATTGTTGGTATGTCGTCAGCTTTAGCATTTCGTTGTATACTATATTGCCATTCGCCTTGGGCTGTTTCATTGCTTGTAGACattgaaggcattgggaagtatacATCAGCATCAAACCTTGTGAACACGAGACTGATATGGGGTTCAAGTATCATTTCTGTACAAGAAACGTTCTCTGCAGTGCCATGGACGCCATGCAGTAGGAGATGAGGCTCCCACAAACAAGGGCGGCGTTCTTTCTTTGAAGCTGAAACTTCATCATCCATTCTATACGGTTGTGACTCATATCCCCCTAGGACTTGTACATATTGAAGAAGAGTGTTGTTTATCCGTAATTGCATGGGTTAGCAGGTTGCATGCTAAATCATAACGTGCCTTTATCCAATAGGGGTATCCAAGTTATAAGAGTATGGAACCAAAAATTCATATTTAAGAAGAGTGTGCTGGCCTAATCAAAATGAACTTCTATCTATACTATCTTTTGTTTATGCTATGCGTGTGTCTGTCACATAAATTACCTTGATGCCTGCTAACAAAAGAGAATACACTTGAGCAGTGGAGCTAGTATCACTTGCCGCGGTTTTACTCCCCTCATACACCAATATATACATATTTTTCAGTGCTCCTTCTCATATATGGTATCATACATTCCACCAATATATACATACTTTTCGGTGCTCCTTCTCATATATGGTATCGATTTTCTTGACACATTTTCCTTTTCCTCAAACACACTCTCCAAGCCAAAAGACACCGAGCTACGCTTTTACATGGATTCCATGATACATATTCTTGTGGAAAATGGTATATCATCTACTCGTGGGCATGGGAGGCACTAGGAAATTGCAAGCAGCACGGTAAATGGAGAGAGATACATAATTGACATACAAGACATCGCAATGACAATCGTATCCCACGGGGTTCATTTTCGTGACTAGCCACAAAATGCATTACAATAGGAGCATCATTATCAACATATATAAACTCGTCTGTAAATAAGATACTAGATACAAATAGGCTCTTATAAATAAAGCATCTACTACGTATACACCTAATAATCATTGATAGTATGAATCATACAATCAACTAATATATAGGAGTATTTGTTAGCACTCCTCCACATCTTTGATGTTGATGTTATCGACCCATGTGCCTTCCCTTCAGACACGTCCTCATAGACAAAACACACCAAATTTTACTTCAACAGAATTCTACTTATATACCAATGATACATATTTTCGTCCAAAACAACATATCGTTTAATCTTAGCGATGTGATTTAGCGGGAAATTTCTAGTGGCATGGTAAATGACCCGGGATAGGTAGTTCACAAACTTGACAACACAACGACGATGCAAGCGAGAGTTTATTTTCTAAGTTAGACAGAATAGGCATTATAACATGTGCATCATTTACTGCATCTAAGCTAGTTTCAAATGAGACATCGGATAGCGAGTTGTTAGTTATGTGTTTGTAGCTGGTCGATTGACCAAAAATTGGAAGGAGTGGTCGTCCTCGGATGATCACGGATTCACGGTATCACACACCTTCCCACATCTCAAGATTTATGAAAAGAATAGGCTC encodes the following:
- the LOC123102019 gene encoding CBBY-like protein — encoded protein: MAAAAAAARCLMLRPSPRTEATKTPSSVHASSSATPLPLRAAASPSSARRLRPMPLRCSSPPSGGSAEPGLAVLLEVEGVLADVYRFGYRQAFNVAFQNLGLDCANWTEPIYADLVRKSSGDEERMLVLFFDRIGWPTSLPTSEKGSFTKRVLSEKLKALEKLSASDDLPLRPGVEKFIDDALSEGVPVAILATYGRNGEKISRSIVEKLGPERTSKINIVGKDEVERSLYGQLVLGEGVASSLDEQLTKEVQKAASAEKQRIAEEVASLLKLSVDINTASKSSEKIIATLRAGAEYVGCNVQNCILVAGSQPSVIAAERIGMPCIVVRSSLTARAEFHSAKAVMDGFGDTDLTVSKLLSKRWS